In Rubrivirga sp. SAORIC476, the following proteins share a genomic window:
- a CDS encoding cation diffusion facilitator family transporter: MKPTRASSGGHGLPPATAGNARALKISGLLTGVYFVVELAIGLWTGSVSVTSDAFHTFSAVGGVLVALVAGRYAERPATDRASYGLVRAEIVGALFNGLFLLGMAALVLWMGAMRLRDPMEVETGPMLWAAAGGLVTEVIALRLLYARQKGNLNMKGAFWHVMQTFVGSILIIVAALVIRFTGFLAIDPILGMGFGVVLVWASWGIIRGALRILLQAVPDDLDLGAVKDAVEALPGVREAHHLHAWALTTGKDVVSLHVLVDEGTDAQALQRHVFALLRDDFDVYFSTVQVETTCLEREEARAIDATWAGPGASAAMPPGTVERGASSVVIGPTKPTSNGLHGPPR, translated from the coding sequence ATGAAGCCCACCCGCGCCTCCTCCGGCGGCCACGGTCTCCCGCCCGCGACGGCCGGGAACGCCCGTGCGCTCAAGATCTCCGGCCTCCTCACCGGCGTCTACTTCGTCGTCGAGCTCGCCATCGGGCTCTGGACCGGCTCCGTGTCCGTCACCTCCGACGCCTTCCACACGTTCTCGGCCGTGGGCGGCGTGCTCGTCGCCCTCGTCGCGGGCCGCTACGCCGAGCGCCCGGCGACGGACCGGGCTTCCTACGGGCTCGTCCGCGCCGAGATCGTCGGGGCGCTCTTCAACGGGCTCTTCCTCCTCGGCATGGCCGCGCTCGTGCTCTGGATGGGGGCGATGCGGCTGCGCGACCCGATGGAGGTCGAGACCGGGCCGATGCTGTGGGCGGCGGCGGGCGGCCTCGTCACCGAGGTCATCGCGCTCCGGCTGCTCTACGCCCGGCAGAAGGGCAACCTGAACATGAAGGGGGCCTTCTGGCACGTGATGCAGACGTTCGTGGGGAGCATCCTCATCATCGTCGCCGCCCTCGTCATCCGGTTCACGGGCTTCCTCGCCATCGACCCGATCCTGGGGATGGGCTTCGGCGTCGTGCTCGTGTGGGCGTCGTGGGGGATCATCCGGGGCGCGCTGCGGATCCTGCTCCAGGCCGTCCCCGACGACCTCGACCTCGGGGCCGTGAAGGACGCCGTCGAGGCGCTGCCGGGCGTGCGCGAGGCGCACCACCTCCACGCCTGGGCGCTCACGACCGGCAAAGACGTCGTCTCACTCCACGTCCTCGTCGACGAGGGCACCGACGCGCAGGCGCTCCAGCGCCACGTCTTCGCGCTGCTCCGGGACGACTTCGACGTGTACTTCTCCACGGTCCAGGTCGAGACGACCTGCCTCGAACGGGAAGAGGCCCGCGCGATCGACGCGACGTGGGCGGGGCCAGGGGCCTCGGCCGCGATGCCGCCGGGGACGGTCGAGCGTGGCGCAAGCTCGGTGGTGATCGGCCCCACCAAACCGACCTCGAACGGCCTCCACGGTCCGCCGCGGTAG
- a CDS encoding DUF5676 family membrane protein: MLNLRLTTWAAALFAALSFVLCVVYGLVTPESVHMHQFLEIVLPAFEWIGFGSFLLGLAESFLWGVYLGGGFALVYNAIYRRWGTAALAGSAVAARSDLYDPSR, encoded by the coding sequence ATGCTCAACCTCCGCCTCACCACCTGGGCGGCAGCCCTCTTTGCGGCCCTCAGCTTCGTCCTCTGCGTCGTCTACGGGCTCGTCACGCCCGAGAGCGTCCACATGCACCAGTTCCTCGAGATCGTCCTCCCGGCGTTCGAGTGGATCGGCTTCGGCAGCTTCCTGCTGGGGCTCGCCGAGAGCTTCCTGTGGGGGGTCTATCTCGGCGGCGGGTTCGCCCTCGTCTACAACGCGATCTACCGGCGGTGGGGGACGGCGGCGCTGGCCGGGTCGGCCGTTGCGGCCCGGAGCGACCTCTACGACCCGTCGCGCTAA
- a CDS encoding DUF2933 domain-containing protein, translating to MGWLAENWFFVFLLIAFIAMHLFGHGHGHGGHSHGGHDSIPPPPDEPAGHRH from the coding sequence ATGGGCTGGCTCGCTGAAAACTGGTTCTTCGTGTTTCTGCTCATCGCCTTCATCGCGATGCACCTGTTCGGCCACGGCCACGGTCACGGCGGCCACAGCCACGGCGGACACGACAGCATCCCGCCGCCGCCCGACGAGCCAGCCGGGCACAGGCACTGA
- a CDS encoding patatin-like phospholipase family protein — MPAAATPPTGSAHRPFTLVLAGGGARGFAHVGVLRALEADGYRPSALVGVSMGAAVSVGYGLREDWYPALLAMDTRAFPAPMPTAEQQRDSLRLRLRARRLGARFAYRLLTGWGIGVPAREAGLRALRTLTQGRNLEDARLPVAVSTTDLRGGRRHVIRTGDAAEAVYASVALAGVLPPLERDGLLLADGAYADLAPVGVAREMGPPVVVAVNPAQALATAEVRNGLQALRRATEVCNLSHADAGFQQADLVLRPAFRRAIDTLDFAARRECVAAGVRVVRDHRTVLAALLDPEAPPLPEDTSSTHHLVPRHGLAR, encoded by the coding sequence ATGCCCGCCGCCGCGACCCCTCCCACCGGCTCTGCCCACCGGCCCTTCACGCTCGTGCTGGCCGGCGGCGGGGCGCGTGGGTTCGCCCACGTCGGCGTGCTCCGCGCGCTCGAAGCCGACGGCTACCGCCCGTCCGCGCTCGTCGGCGTCTCGATGGGGGCCGCCGTCAGCGTGGGCTACGGCCTCCGCGAGGACTGGTACCCGGCGCTCCTGGCGATGGACACGCGGGCGTTCCCGGCACCCATGCCCACGGCCGAGCAGCAGCGGGACTCGCTCCGCCTCAGGCTCCGGGCTCGGCGGCTCGGCGCCCGGTTCGCCTACCGGCTCCTGACGGGGTGGGGCATCGGCGTGCCCGCCCGCGAGGCGGGGCTCCGCGCGCTCCGCACGCTCACGCAGGGTCGGAACCTGGAGGACGCCCGCCTGCCCGTGGCCGTCTCGACCACCGACCTCCGCGGCGGGCGCCGCCACGTGATCCGCACCGGCGACGCGGCCGAGGCCGTCTACGCCAGCGTCGCCCTGGCCGGCGTGCTCCCCCCGCTCGAACGCGACGGGCTCCTCCTCGCCGACGGGGCCTACGCCGACCTCGCCCCCGTAGGCGTCGCCCGGGAGATGGGGCCGCCGGTGGTCGTCGCCGTCAACCCCGCCCAGGCCCTCGCCACAGCCGAGGTCCGCAACGGCCTCCAGGCCCTCCGCCGCGCCACCGAGGTCTGCAACCTGAGCCACGCCGACGCCGGGTTCCAGCAGGCCGACCTCGTCCTCCGGCCCGCCTTCCGTCGCGCCATCGACACGCTCGACTTCGCGGCCCGGCGCGAGTGCGTCGCGGCCGGGGTCCGCGTGGTCCGGGACCACCGCACGGTTCTCGCGGCGCTCCTGGACCCGGAGGCCCCGCCGCTCCCCGAGGACACATCCTCCACGCATCACCTGGTACCCCGTCATGGGCTGGCTCGCTGA
- a CDS encoding site-2 protease family protein, which produces MSHPYPQKRPPARGHALLMVVLCLLPFVLLALVLTSAVAVPAWLVLGALALCFAVMLFVSREPPGTGVGPHASVEVVQEGRGSERGVPEDLILRTVDVIYPLAQYRLEDHYVIEGTLLMEPDAAFAELGRRFEGSALTPLLQETGEGRPRLVLAPAAALPSPVQRRGWAWLNLVLLLATLATTTWAGAAHRGVDLLAEPGRFAEGLPYALALLLILGAHELGHYVTARRHGIAVSLPYFIPIPFALGTFGAFIKMKSLAADRRQMFDVAVAGPLAGLVIAIPALLIGLQDSTVVTGPAAPGMMMGGADVGSSVLFAVLAKAALGGAVLEGHRLVLHPVAFAGWLGLLVTALNLIPVGQLDGGHLVHALLGHRMARVVGLAALGALVVLGLFVWSGLLVWALLIVLVAGTTDVPPLNDVSRVGPGRVALGAVAFAVLLLILLPVPHALYDAFGIHSPYL; this is translated from the coding sequence ATGTCGCATCCGTACCCGCAGAAGCGCCCACCCGCTCGAGGCCACGCCCTCCTGATGGTCGTGCTGTGCCTGCTCCCCTTCGTCCTCCTGGCGCTCGTCCTCACGAGCGCCGTGGCCGTCCCCGCGTGGCTCGTGCTCGGGGCGCTCGCCCTGTGCTTCGCCGTCATGCTATTCGTCTCGCGTGAGCCTCCAGGGACCGGGGTGGGGCCGCACGCCTCCGTCGAGGTGGTGCAAGAGGGGCGGGGGTCAGAGCGGGGGGTGCCTGAAGACCTCATCCTCCGGACGGTCGACGTCATCTACCCGCTCGCGCAGTACCGGCTGGAGGACCACTACGTCATCGAAGGGACCCTCCTGATGGAGCCGGACGCAGCCTTCGCCGAGCTCGGCCGTCGCTTCGAGGGCAGCGCGCTCACGCCGCTCCTGCAGGAGACCGGCGAAGGCCGCCCCCGCCTCGTGCTGGCGCCAGCCGCGGCGCTCCCGTCACCCGTCCAACGACGAGGCTGGGCGTGGCTCAACCTCGTCCTCCTGCTCGCGACGCTGGCGACGACGACGTGGGCCGGGGCCGCGCACCGGGGTGTCGACCTCCTCGCCGAGCCCGGCCGGTTCGCTGAAGGGCTGCCCTACGCCCTGGCGCTCCTCCTCATCCTGGGCGCGCACGAGCTCGGGCACTACGTCACCGCGCGGCGCCACGGCATCGCCGTCTCGCTCCCGTACTTCATCCCCATCCCGTTCGCACTGGGGACGTTCGGGGCCTTCATCAAAATGAAGTCGCTCGCCGCCGACCGCCGGCAGATGTTCGACGTGGCGGTGGCCGGACCGCTGGCGGGCCTCGTGATCGCCATACCGGCGCTCCTCATCGGGCTCCAAGACTCGACCGTCGTGACGGGACCGGCGGCACCGGGCATGATGATGGGTGGGGCCGACGTGGGCTCGTCGGTGCTCTTCGCCGTCCTCGCGAAGGCGGCGCTCGGCGGGGCCGTCCTGGAGGGGCACCGGCTCGTGCTCCACCCGGTCGCGTTCGCCGGGTGGCTGGGCCTGCTCGTCACGGCCCTCAACCTCATCCCGGTGGGCCAGCTCGACGGGGGGCACCTCGTCCACGCCCTCCTCGGCCACCGGATGGCCCGGGTCGTGGGCCTCGCCGCACTGGGGGCGCTCGTCGTGCTCGGGCTCTTCGTCTGGAGCGGGCTCCTGGTGTGGGCGCTCCTCATCGTCCTCGTCGCCGGGACCACGGACGTGCCCCCGCTCAACGACGTGAGCCGCGTCGGCCCCGGGCGCGTGGCGCTGGGGGCGGTCGCCTTCGCGGTCCTCCTCCTGATCCTCCTGCCCGTGCCGCACGCGCTCTACGACGCCTTCGGCATCCACAGCCCCTACCTCTAG
- a CDS encoding NAD(P)/FAD-dependent oxidoreductase, translated as MPLPTVHVIGAGPAGLAAALYLARVGLRPVVFEQAADVGGRFDGELQVLENWSSEEDAATALAGFGVTHDVRFEPVREATVYGPDRQPHTVSGSRPLAYLVERGHRAGALDRSLRDLALAAGAEFRFGQRVDHSDARHVVVATGPRGADARVERVAFETDHPDAVVGFIDEHLAPGGYASLLVRDGRAALSVWLFDPAAQACKPGTYVDRALDAVGEVTGCDVRSPRRSGGVVSFSVAPPYSRSGRLRFVGERAGFQDALWGLGLRQALLSGVLAARAITMGEDYDALCRELLVPGLEVALANRVLLGQLPPERYEEVLRRAASGNAMAALRRLYQPTRTTAVLHELARFGPHPPLPEPACHGEDCRCLWCEHGPEAVPTSLSL; from the coding sequence ATGCCGCTCCCCACCGTCCACGTTATCGGGGCCGGACCGGCCGGGCTGGCCGCCGCGCTCTACCTCGCCCGGGTGGGCCTCCGCCCCGTCGTGTTCGAGCAGGCCGCCGACGTCGGCGGCCGGTTCGACGGCGAGCTCCAGGTGCTGGAGAACTGGTCGTCTGAGGAGGACGCCGCCACAGCCCTCGCCGGGTTCGGCGTCACGCACGACGTCCGGTTCGAGCCCGTCCGCGAGGCCACGGTCTACGGCCCGGACCGCCAGCCCCACACCGTCTCCGGTTCCCGCCCGCTCGCCTACCTCGTTGAGCGGGGGCACCGTGCGGGCGCGCTCGACCGGAGCCTGAGGGACTTGGCGCTCGCGGCCGGGGCCGAGTTCCGCTTCGGCCAGCGCGTCGACCACAGCGACGCGCGCCACGTCGTCGTGGCCACCGGCCCCCGCGGGGCCGACGCCCGCGTCGAGCGGGTCGCCTTCGAGACCGACCACCCCGACGCCGTCGTCGGCTTCATCGACGAGCACCTCGCCCCGGGGGGCTACGCCTCGCTCCTCGTCCGCGACGGCCGGGCCGCCCTCTCGGTGTGGCTCTTCGACCCGGCCGCTCAGGCGTGCAAACCGGGCACGTACGTCGACCGAGCCCTCGACGCCGTCGGCGAGGTGACGGGGTGCGACGTCCGCTCGCCCCGGCGGAGCGGGGGCGTCGTCAGCTTCAGCGTGGCCCCACCGTACTCGCGAAGCGGACGGCTCCGCTTCGTGGGCGAGCGGGCCGGGTTCCAGGACGCTCTCTGGGGTCTCGGCCTGCGCCAGGCCCTCCTGTCGGGCGTGCTGGCCGCCCGTGCCATCACGATGGGCGAGGACTACGACGCCCTGTGCCGCGAGCTCCTCGTGCCAGGCCTCGAGGTCGCGCTCGCCAACCGCGTGCTCCTCGGCCAGCTCCCCCCCGAGCGCTACGAGGAGGTCCTGCGCCGGGCCGCCTCCGGCAACGCCATGGCCGCCCTCCGGCGGCTCTACCAACCCACCCGGACGACGGCCGTGCTCCACGAGCTCGCGCGCTTTGGCCCGCACCCGCCGCTCCCCGAGCCGGCCTGCCACGGCGAGGACTGCCGGTGCCTCTGGTGCGAGCACGGTCCCGAGGCCGTCCCGACTTCGCTTTCGCTATGA
- a CDS encoding copper-translocating P-type ATPase produces MGHDHHAMMVADFRRRFWVSLVLSVPVLLLSPAIQAFLRLGDALRFPGDALVVFALSTVVFFYGGWPFLKGFVSEVKGGRPGMMTLISVAITTAYVYSTAVVFGLEGMPFFWELVTLIDVMLLGHWVEMKSVMGASKALEELARLMPSEAHKLMPDGTVQDVPLDQLQHGDRVIVKPAEKVPADGVVVDGQTSVNESMLTGESVPVSKTEGSAVIGGSINGEGAVTVEVQKTGAESFLSQVIDLVREAQESKSKTQDLANRAALWLTVVALGGGALTLFFWSLVMGEGFAFAIERAVTVMVIACPHALGLAIPLVVAVSTAISARNGLLIRDRTAFEAARNLQAVIFDKTGTLTEGRFGITDTLVFDQTLTEEAVLRFAAAVEALSEHPIAQGIAAAVERPLPVEGFRAIPGKGAEGTVEGRRVQVVSPGYVRAQGLAIDDPRYETLSAQGKTVVFVLLDGHLAGAFALADVIRPEAKGAIADLKAMGIQTMMLTGDNRKVAAWVAEEIGLDDVFAEVLPEQKSDKVKEVQARGLAVAMTGDGVNDAPALAQADVGIAIGAGTDVAVETADIILVRSNPQDVATIVKLSRATYRKMIQNLWWAAGYNIVAIPLAAGVLYSAGVLLGPAMGAVFMSASTVIVAINARLLKIER; encoded by the coding sequence ATGGGCCACGACCACCACGCCATGATGGTGGCCGACTTCCGGCGGCGGTTCTGGGTCTCCCTCGTCCTCTCGGTCCCCGTCCTCCTCCTCTCGCCGGCCATCCAGGCCTTCCTCCGGCTGGGCGACGCGCTCCGGTTCCCGGGCGACGCCCTCGTCGTCTTCGCCCTCTCGACCGTCGTCTTCTTCTACGGCGGCTGGCCGTTCCTGAAGGGGTTCGTGTCCGAGGTGAAGGGCGGGCGGCCCGGCATGATGACGCTGATCTCCGTCGCTATCACGACGGCCTACGTGTACAGTACGGCCGTCGTGTTCGGGCTCGAGGGGATGCCGTTCTTCTGGGAGCTCGTGACCCTCATCGACGTCATGCTCCTCGGCCACTGGGTCGAGATGAAGTCGGTGATGGGGGCCTCGAAGGCGCTCGAGGAGCTGGCGCGGCTCATGCCGTCCGAGGCCCACAAGCTCATGCCCGACGGGACCGTCCAGGACGTGCCGCTCGACCAGCTCCAGCACGGCGACCGCGTCATCGTCAAGCCCGCCGAGAAGGTCCCCGCCGACGGCGTCGTCGTCGACGGCCAGACCTCGGTGAACGAGTCGATGCTCACCGGCGAGTCCGTCCCGGTCTCCAAGACCGAGGGGAGCGCGGTCATCGGCGGCTCGATCAACGGCGAGGGCGCGGTCACGGTCGAGGTGCAGAAGACGGGGGCCGAGAGCTTCCTCTCGCAGGTGATCGACCTCGTGCGCGAGGCGCAGGAGTCGAAGTCGAAGACCCAGGACCTCGCCAACCGGGCCGCCCTCTGGCTGACCGTCGTGGCGCTCGGGGGCGGCGCGCTCACGCTCTTCTTCTGGTCGCTCGTGATGGGGGAGGGGTTCGCCTTCGCCATCGAGCGGGCCGTGACCGTCATGGTCATCGCGTGCCCCCACGCGCTCGGCCTCGCCATCCCCCTCGTCGTCGCCGTCTCGACGGCGATCTCGGCCCGCAACGGGCTCCTCATCCGCGACCGGACGGCCTTCGAGGCGGCCCGGAACCTCCAGGCCGTCATCTTCGACAAGACGGGGACCCTCACCGAGGGCCGCTTCGGGATCACCGACACGCTCGTCTTCGACCAGACGCTGACCGAGGAGGCCGTCCTCCGGTTCGCCGCCGCCGTCGAGGCCCTCTCCGAGCACCCCATCGCGCAGGGGATCGCCGCGGCCGTCGAGCGGCCCCTGCCCGTCGAGGGCTTCCGGGCGATCCCAGGCAAGGGGGCTGAGGGGACCGTCGAGGGCCGGCGCGTGCAGGTCGTGAGCCCCGGCTACGTTCGTGCCCAGGGCCTCGCCATCGACGACCCCCGCTACGAGACGCTCTCGGCCCAGGGCAAGACGGTCGTCTTCGTCCTGCTCGACGGCCACCTCGCGGGGGCCTTCGCCCTGGCCGACGTGATCCGGCCCGAGGCGAAGGGCGCCATCGCCGACCTCAAGGCGATGGGCATCCAGACCATGATGCTCACGGGCGACAACCGGAAGGTGGCCGCGTGGGTGGCTGAGGAGATCGGCCTCGACGACGTGTTCGCCGAGGTCCTCCCCGAGCAGAAGTCGGACAAGGTCAAGGAGGTCCAGGCGCGTGGGCTGGCCGTCGCCATGACCGGCGACGGCGTCAACGACGCGCCGGCCCTCGCCCAGGCCGACGTCGGCATCGCCATCGGGGCCGGGACCGACGTGGCCGTCGAGACGGCCGACATCATCCTCGTGCGGAGCAACCCCCAGGACGTCGCCACCATCGTCAAGCTCTCGCGGGCGACCTACCGCAAGATGATCCAGAATCTATGGTGGGCCGCCGGCTACAACATCGTCGCCATCCCGCTCGCGGCCGGCGTGCTCTACAGCGCCGGCGTCCTGCTCGGCCCGGCGATGGGGGCCGTGTTCATGTCGGCCAGCACGGTCATCGTCGCCATCAACGCCCGCCTGCTCAAGATCGAGCGCTGA
- the cfa gene encoding cyclopropane fatty acyl phospholipid synthase, giving the protein MMPTSRTYSSNGPGRPGLGRAAGAPARSDGGGRLPPLEPTRPVRHRGASPAHCVVLELAAHTGLAIDGPNPWDIQVHDERFYKRVVRSGSLGLGESYVDGWWDAERLDETFHRLLRPDARAAVRQATRNPWVLLPAIAAAIAGKVRPSQAFEVGERHYDLGNDLFEAMLDRRMVYTCAYWAEADTLDAAQEAKLDLVCRKLGLQPGDRVLDVGCGWGSFLAYAAERYGARGVGITVSEEQVALASARLHGLPVEVRLQDYRAFEEPEPFDHVVSLGMFEHVGVKRYRTFLDVVRRHLKDDGLVLLHTIGGNHSARSTDPWIERYIFPNSMLPSIQQIGRAVEGRFVMEDWHNLGAHYDRTLMAWHANVERAWASLPARYDDRFRRMWTYYLLQCAGLFRARGAQLWQVVLSKNGVPGGYTSVR; this is encoded by the coding sequence ATGATGCCCACCTCTCGCACCTACTCCTCCAACGGGCCTGGCCGCCCCGGCCTCGGCCGCGCCGCGGGCGCCCCTGCACGGTCGGACGGGGGCGGGCGGCTGCCGCCGCTCGAGCCCACCCGGCCGGTCCGTCACCGGGGCGCCTCCCCGGCCCACTGCGTCGTCCTCGAGCTGGCGGCCCACACGGGGCTCGCCATCGACGGCCCGAACCCGTGGGACATCCAGGTCCACGACGAGCGCTTCTACAAGCGGGTCGTTCGCAGCGGCTCGCTCGGCCTCGGCGAGAGCTACGTGGACGGGTGGTGGGACGCCGAGCGCCTCGACGAGACGTTCCACCGCCTGCTCCGCCCGGACGCCCGCGCGGCCGTCCGTCAGGCGACCCGCAACCCGTGGGTGCTCCTCCCGGCGATTGCGGCGGCCATTGCGGGTAAAGTGCGGCCATCGCAGGCGTTCGAGGTCGGGGAGCGCCACTACGACCTCGGCAACGACCTCTTCGAGGCCATGCTCGACCGCCGCATGGTCTACACCTGCGCGTACTGGGCCGAGGCCGACACGCTCGACGCGGCGCAGGAGGCGAAGCTCGACCTCGTCTGCCGCAAGCTCGGGCTCCAGCCGGGCGACCGCGTGCTCGACGTCGGCTGCGGGTGGGGGAGCTTCCTCGCCTATGCCGCCGAGCGCTATGGGGCGCGCGGCGTCGGCATCACCGTGTCGGAGGAGCAGGTCGCTTTGGCTAGTGCGAGGCTACATGGCCTCCCGGTCGAGGTCCGCCTCCAGGACTACCGCGCCTTCGAGGAGCCGGAGCCGTTCGACCACGTCGTCTCGCTCGGCATGTTCGAGCACGTCGGCGTGAAGCGGTACCGGACGTTCCTGGACGTCGTGCGCCGGCACCTCAAGGACGACGGGCTCGTCCTCCTCCACACCATCGGGGGCAACCACTCCGCCCGCTCGACCGACCCCTGGATCGAGCGGTACATCTTCCCCAACTCGATGCTCCCCTCGATCCAACAGATCGGGCGGGCCGTCGAGGGGCGGTTCGTGATGGAGGACTGGCACAACCTCGGGGCCCACTACGACCGGACGCTGATGGCGTGGCACGCGAACGTCGAGCGCGCGTGGGCATCGCTCCCGGCCCGCTACGACGACCGGTTCCGGCGGATGTGGACCTACTACCTCCTCCAGTGCGCCGGCCTGTTCCGGGCGCGAGGCGCCCAGCTCTGGCAGGTCGTCCTTTCGAAGAACGGCGTCCCCGGGGGGTACACGTCCGTCCGCTGA
- a CDS encoding SDR family NAD(P)-dependent oxidoreductase, giving the protein MTPDSVALVTGAASGIGRAIALRYAREGFRVVVSDVDEAGGQETAQQIEEGGGGALFVLADVSDPAACEALVAGAVRAFGRLDVACNNAGIGGEQAPTADYPVEAWQRVLGVNLSGVFYGMKAQIPAMREAGGGAIVNVASILGQVGFASAPAYVAAKHGVVGLTKTAAIELAAEGIRVNAVGPAFIETPMISALEADPETLATLVGLHPAGRLGTPDEVAALVAWLSSDEASFVTGAYYPVDGGYLAR; this is encoded by the coding sequence ATGACTCCTGATTCCGTCGCCCTCGTCACCGGTGCCGCCTCCGGAATCGGACGCGCCATCGCCCTCCGCTACGCCCGCGAGGGCTTCCGCGTCGTCGTCTCCGACGTGGACGAGGCCGGGGGGCAGGAGACCGCGCAGCAGATCGAAGAGGGCGGGGGAGGGGCCCTCTTCGTCCTGGCCGACGTGTCGGACCCGGCCGCGTGCGAGGCCCTCGTCGCCGGGGCCGTCCGCGCCTTCGGTCGGCTCGACGTCGCCTGCAACAACGCCGGCATCGGCGGGGAGCAGGCCCCGACGGCGGACTACCCCGTCGAGGCGTGGCAGCGCGTGCTCGGCGTCAACCTGTCGGGCGTCTTCTACGGCATGAAGGCCCAGATCCCGGCGATGCGAGAGGCCGGGGGCGGGGCCATCGTCAACGTGGCCTCGATCCTGGGGCAGGTCGGGTTCGCCAGTGCCCCGGCCTACGTCGCGGCCAAGCACGGCGTCGTGGGGCTCACCAAGACCGCCGCCATCGAATTGGCGGCCGAGGGCATCCGGGTCAACGCCGTCGGCCCCGCCTTCATCGAGACGCCTATGATCTCGGCGCTGGAAGCGGACCCCGAGACGCTCGCCACGCTCGTCGGTCTCCACCCGGCGGGTCGGCTGGGCACGCCCGACGAGGTCGCCGCCCTCGTCGCGTGGCTCTCGTCCGACGAGGCCTCGTTCGTCACCGGGGCCTACTACCCCGTCGACGGCGGGTACCTCGCCCGGTGA